The following coding sequences lie in one Bacteroidales bacterium genomic window:
- a CDS encoding leucyl aminopeptidase: MLPTLSLSTKKKISEENLLIFVNHLKDLPENYFSKEETDYLAQRFSVKDKDLVSLNRLGKHFFIAKPSKGKSSAKELEKWRKKGESILGALNDFKIKRLAIWDLSKHPELTLAFAEGMMLGNYQFLKYRKDAQEKESTLESILIHSRECKKESIEQLAIVCDAVYQARTLVNEPLSALNAEALAAAFEKMAQEAGIKSEILNKQKIEALRMGGLLAVNKGSMDPPTFTILEYKPEKPLNKKPLVIVGKGVVYDTGGLSLKPSNSMDTMKCDMAGSAAAAGAIYAIAKAGLPYHVIALMPATDNRPDGNAYVPGDVITIMDGTTVEVLNTDAEGRLLLADALCYAKNLNPMLVIDLATLTGAAHAAIGKYGMVGMHAGAGKYMDKLKESGLQVHERIAEFPFWEEYAELLKSDIADLKNIGGPFAGAITAGKFLEHFTDYPWIHLDIAGPAFLDKKDGYRTAGGTAVGIRLLFDFVGRLVSKEK, encoded by the coding sequence AAGAAACTGACTACCTCGCACAACGCTTCTCGGTAAAAGATAAAGACCTTGTAAGCCTGAACCGACTGGGGAAACACTTCTTCATTGCAAAGCCCTCAAAAGGCAAAAGCAGTGCAAAGGAACTGGAGAAATGGCGCAAAAAAGGAGAGAGCATCCTTGGCGCTCTCAATGATTTCAAAATAAAGAGACTGGCTATATGGGATTTATCAAAGCATCCTGAGCTGACACTTGCCTTTGCTGAAGGAATGATGCTTGGCAACTACCAGTTCCTGAAATACCGCAAAGATGCGCAGGAAAAGGAATCTACGCTGGAATCCATCCTGATTCACTCAAGGGAATGCAAAAAAGAAAGCATTGAACAACTAGCCATAGTGTGTGATGCGGTTTACCAGGCCCGCACGCTGGTGAATGAACCGCTGTCGGCACTGAATGCAGAAGCCCTGGCAGCTGCCTTTGAAAAGATGGCACAGGAAGCAGGTATAAAATCTGAAATACTGAATAAGCAGAAAATTGAAGCCCTGCGCATGGGTGGACTCCTGGCGGTGAACAAGGGCAGTATGGACCCTCCGACCTTTACCATCCTGGAATACAAGCCTGAAAAACCCCTCAATAAAAAACCTTTGGTAATAGTTGGCAAAGGTGTGGTATATGACACAGGCGGACTGAGCCTGAAACCCAGCAATAGCATGGATACCATGAAATGTGATATGGCAGGATCGGCAGCTGCAGCAGGGGCTATATATGCCATTGCAAAGGCAGGCCTCCCCTATCATGTGATCGCCCTGATGCCGGCCACGGATAATCGTCCGGATGGCAATGCTTATGTCCCCGGAGATGTGATTACCATCATGGATGGAACCACCGTGGAAGTGCTGAATACCGATGCCGAGGGCAGGTTATTGCTGGCCGATGCCCTTTGTTATGCAAAGAATCTGAATCCTATGCTGGTGATTGACCTGGCCACCCTGACCGGGGCAGCTCATGCTGCTATCGGGAAATATGGCATGGTAGGGATGCATGCAGGTGCCGGGAAATATATGGATAAGCTCAAAGAATCAGGATTGCAGGTACATGAGCGGATTGCGGAGTTCCCTTTCTGGGAGGAGTATGCGGAGCTGCTGAAAAGCGATATCGCCGACCTGAAAAATATTGGAGGCCCTTTTGCAGGGGCCATTACGGCAGGGAAATTCCTTGAACATTTCACTGATTACCCCTGGATCCACCTGGATATTGCAGGGCCTGCTTTCCTGGATAAAAAGGATGGCTATCGCACGGCCGGAGGCACTGCTGTGGGGATCAGGCTGCTGTTTGATTTTGTGGGCCGACTGGTGAGTAAGGAGAAATAA